Proteins encoded by one window of Arachis ipaensis cultivar K30076 chromosome B04, Araip1.1, whole genome shotgun sequence:
- the LOC107636875 gene encoding probable WRKY transcription factor 12, with protein sequence MNTLSFSLLSPQLSPSLSSLSIPTTITNDINFFNDTFFEKSLFGLTNVGDFGPSLYEWLGIAEEDASLVERRVKHPLPSLPPDAVILESSGIVAHSQNPAISIIPTNNSDVVIANNSNTNNRVGLKRSAKSIVSGNVNLRGDELDDEKNNITTRLKLRESTMASIAATMNMNNKRNKNNLSKFAFLTKSESKNLEDGYKWCKYGEKSLKKSPFQRSYYRCTTIGCNAKKRVERCLNDPTHALTTYEGLHTHNLPPILPPPSRSFGLYNNSTLSSILGRGRGIQKGVASDTGAGARARYHANNAITSVNARTDSGSSVNDVGSLENIGTGLLEDIINLSSVAPQYHHHRYQPTSL encoded by the exons ATGAATACATTATCATTTTCTTTACTATCACCACAACTATCACCATCACTATCTTCATTGTCTATACCCACCACCATCACCAACGATATCAACTTTTTCAATGATACCTTTTTCGAAAAGTCACTTTTTGGTTTGACAAATGTTGGAGACTTTGGTCCTTCTTTGTATGAGTGGTTAGGCATAGCTGAAGAAGATGCTTCGCTGGTCGAAAGGCGAGTAAAACATCCTCTTCCTTCTTTGCCTCCAGACGCAGTTATTCTAGAATCGTCTGGAATAGTTGCACATTCACAAAATCCAGCCATTTCCATAATCCCAACCAATAATTCTGATGTCGtcattgctaacaacagcaaCACCAATAACAGAGTTGGGCTTAAACGTTCAGCAAAATCTATTGTCAGTGGAAATGTAAATCTCCGAGGCGATGAACTAGATGacgaaaaaaataatattacaacTAG gTTGAAACTTCGAGAATCTACGATGGCATCGATTGCAGCTACCatgaatatgaataataaaaggaataaaaataaTCTTTCGAAATTTGCTTTCTTGACAAAAAGCGAATCTAAAAACCTTGAAGATGGATATAAATGGTGTAAGTATGGCGAAAAATCACTCAAAAAAAGCCCCTTCCAAAG GAGCTACTATCGTTGCACTACAATTGGTTGCAATGCGAAAAAGAGAGTGGAGAGGTGCCTGAATGACCCCACCCATGCACTAACTACCTATGAAGGTTTGCACACTCATAATTTGCCACCAATCCTCCCTCCTCCGTCAAGATCTTTTGGTCTCTACAACAACTCCACCCTTAGTTCCATACTTGGTAGAGGCAGAGGTATACAAAAAGGTGTAGCTTCAGATACAGGTGCAGGTGCAAGGGCAAGATATCATGCTAATAACGCTATTACTAGTGTTAATGCTAGAACTGACAGTGGTAGTAGTGTTAATGACGTTGGCTCGCTTGAGAATATTGGTACCGGACTGCTTGAGGATATTATTAATTTGTCTTCAGTAGCacctcaatatcatcatcatcgttatcaACCAACATCTCTATAG
- the LOC107636873 gene encoding uncharacterized protein LOC107636873: MGGGAAGGTRFLLQGSSAPWLCCSLCLQAGTDTKAAQAHQGWLIRTGPRLCSGCLALHRVPNFWWWFCSIITIPKCNIIKFSVILSDMCPLVSGITTKDAALSVELGMRALDLAVGRRAAFSVYADGDDNQEGEQSHDDPSTLAETGVLQVGGNLLIKLLESEDAKGNLLLAKRSLFSMHLYS, encoded by the exons ATGGGGGGAGGGGCGGCGGGGGGCACCCGATTTCTTCTACAAGGAAGCTCAGCGCCTTGGCTATGTTGCTCGCTCTGCCTTCAAG CTGGTACAGATACAAAAGCAGCACAAGCTCATCAAGGCTGGCTCATTCGTACTGGACCTCGGCTGTGCTCCGGGTGCTTGGCTCTCCACAG GGTTCCGAATTTTTGGTGGTGGTTTTGCTCAATAATCACCATTCCTAAATGTAATATAATCAA GTTTTCTGTTATACTTTCGGACATGTGCCCTTTGGTTTCTGGAATCACAACTAAAGATGCAGCTTTGTCAGTGGAGCTAGGGATGCGAGCATTGGATTTGGCTGTTGGCAGAAGAGCTGCATTTTCAGTTTATGCTGACGGTGATGATAATCAGGAAGGTGAGCAAAGCCATGATGATCCGTCCACTTTGGCGGAAACTGGAGTGTTGCAAGTTGGTGGGAACCTTCTTATAAAGCTTTTGGAGAGCGAAGATGCAAAAG gaaaTTTGTTGCTTGCTAAGAGAAGCTTATTTTCAATGCATTTGTACTCATAA